One segment of Scomber scombrus chromosome 3, fScoSco1.1, whole genome shotgun sequence DNA contains the following:
- the stx16 gene encoding syntaxin-16 isoform X2 — protein sequence MATRRLTDAFLLMRNNAIQNRQILAEQVSTNDPRLSTRSNAAELDELADDRMALVSGISLDPEAAIGVTKKLPPKWIEGVDEIQYEITRVRQKMKELASLHDKHMNRPTLDDSSEEEHAIEITTQEITQMFHRCQRAVTGLQSRCGHCTEQEERLLRNVVSSLAQSLQELSTNFRHTQSSYLKRMKNREERSKHFFDSGPLMEEDEELAVYDKGFTDDQLMLVEQNTVMVEEREREIRQIVQSISDLNEIFRDLATMVVEQGTVLDRIDFNVEQACVKTDDGLKQLQKAEQYQKKNRKMLVILILFIIVIVLIIILFGTKF from the exons ATGGCCACAAGGCGTCTAACCGATGCCTTCTTGTTAATGCGGAACAATGCGATCCAAAACCGGCAGATATTGGCTGAGCAAGTGAGTACAAACGACCCCCGTCTGAGTACACGTAGCAATGCTGCG GAGCTTGATGAG ttgGCTGATGATCGGATGGCGCTGGTGTCGGGAATTAGTCTGGATCCTGAAGCTGCCATCGGAGTCACCAAGAAACTGCCTCCCAAATGGATAGAGGGGGTCGATGAG ATCCAGTATGAAATCACACGGGTTCGGCAGAAGATGAAGGAACTGGCTTCACTTCATGACAAGCATATGAATCGTCCCACACTGGATGACAGTAGTGAAGAAGAGCATGCTATAGAAATCACGACTCAGGAGATCACACAG ATGTTTCATCGATGCCAGCGAGCTGTAACAGGTTTGCAGTCTCGCTGTGGCCACTGCactgagcaggaggagagacTGCTGAGAAACGTGGTGTCATCTCTGGCACAGAGTCTGCAAGAACTGTCTACCAATTTCAGGCACACACAGTCCAGCTACCTAAAAC GTATGAAGAATCGTGAGGAGAGATCAAAGCACTTTTTTGACTCAGGACCTCTAatggaagaagatgaagagttAGCTGTGTATGACAAG gGGTTCACAGACGACCAGCTGATGCTGGTGGAGCAGAACACAGTAATGGTTgaagaacgagagagagagataagacAGATTGTGCAGTCCATCTCAGATCTCAATGAGATTTTCCGGGACTTGGCTACGATGGTGGTGGAGCAG GGCACCGTTCTCGACAGAATCGACTTCAATGTGGAGCAAGCTTGTGTTAAAACAGACGATGGATTGAAACAGTTACAAAAG GCAGAACAGTaccagaagaaaaacagaaagatgctGGTCATTTTGATCCTCTTCATCATAGTCATTGTTCTAATTATTATCCTTTTTGGAACAAAGTTTTAA
- the stx16 gene encoding syntaxin-16 isoform X1: MATRRLTDAFLLMRNNAIQNRQILAEQLADDRMALVSGISLDPEAAIGVTKKLPPKWIEGVDEIQYEITRVRQKMKELASLHDKHMNRPTLDDSSEEEHAIEITTQEITQMFHRCQRAVTGLQSRCGHCTEQEERLLRNVVSSLAQSLQELSTNFRHTQSSYLKRMKNREERSKHFFDSGPLMEEDEELAVYDKGFTDDQLMLVEQNTVMVEEREREIRQIVQSISDLNEIFRDLATMVVEQGTVLDRIDFNVEQACVKTDDGLKQLQKAEQYQKKNRKMLVILILFIIVIVLIIILFGTKF; encoded by the exons ATGGCCACAAGGCGTCTAACCGATGCCTTCTTGTTAATGCGGAACAATGCGATCCAAAACCGGCAGATATTGGCTGAGCAA ttgGCTGATGATCGGATGGCGCTGGTGTCGGGAATTAGTCTGGATCCTGAAGCTGCCATCGGAGTCACCAAGAAACTGCCTCCCAAATGGATAGAGGGGGTCGATGAG ATCCAGTATGAAATCACACGGGTTCGGCAGAAGATGAAGGAACTGGCTTCACTTCATGACAAGCATATGAATCGTCCCACACTGGATGACAGTAGTGAAGAAGAGCATGCTATAGAAATCACGACTCAGGAGATCACACAG ATGTTTCATCGATGCCAGCGAGCTGTAACAGGTTTGCAGTCTCGCTGTGGCCACTGCactgagcaggaggagagacTGCTGAGAAACGTGGTGTCATCTCTGGCACAGAGTCTGCAAGAACTGTCTACCAATTTCAGGCACACACAGTCCAGCTACCTAAAAC GTATGAAGAATCGTGAGGAGAGATCAAAGCACTTTTTTGACTCAGGACCTCTAatggaagaagatgaagagttAGCTGTGTATGACAAG gGGTTCACAGACGACCAGCTGATGCTGGTGGAGCAGAACACAGTAATGGTTgaagaacgagagagagagataagacAGATTGTGCAGTCCATCTCAGATCTCAATGAGATTTTCCGGGACTTGGCTACGATGGTGGTGGAGCAG GGCACCGTTCTCGACAGAATCGACTTCAATGTGGAGCAAGCTTGTGTTAAAACAGACGATGGATTGAAACAGTTACAAAAG GCAGAACAGTaccagaagaaaaacagaaagatgctGGTCATTTTGATCCTCTTCATCATAGTCATTGTTCTAATTATTATCCTTTTTGGAACAAAGTTTTAA
- the LOC133977349 gene encoding EEF1A lysine methyltransferase 3-like gives MISAGDEDDPFPADDCLFAETFSQDNVYNLIGQELKIRQLFGANLGVAAPVWEAALHLCGYLEEQSVEFKGKRIIELGAGTGVVGIVAARLGAVVTLTDLPLVIPQLGTNVSANMPSSGWPSAPPTILPLSWGEDHMNFPSDWDLVLCADIIYLPETYPLLLETLAHLCKSGAVVYLSSKMRKEHGTPGFYEEYLPSRFNVKLVHRDDKQNNNIYRAALRKDQ, from the exons ATGATTAGTGCCGGAGATGAAGACGACCCGTTCCCTGCTGACGACTGTCTGTTCGCTGAAACATTTTCTCAGgataatgtttataatttaataGGTCAAGAGCTGAAGATAAGACAGCTGTTCGGTGCCAACCTCGGCGTGGCTGCCCCGGTGTGGGAGGCT GCTTTACACCTGTGTGGTTACTTGGAGGAGCAGTCTGTGGAGTTTAAAGGAAAGCGCATCATAGAGCTGGGAGCAGGGACTGGTGTGGTCGGTATTGTGGCAGCACGCCTAG GTGCAGTTGTGACCCTTACGGACCTTCCTTTGGTCATTCCACAACTTGGGACCAATGTCTCTGCAAACATGCCGTCCAGTGGTTGGCCCTCTGCCCCTCCCACCATCCTCCCTCTGTCCTGGGGTGAGGACCACATGAACTTCCCCTCTGACTGGGATCTGGTGCTTTGTGCAGATATAATTTACCTCCCGGAGACATACCCACTGCTTTTGGAGACACTTGCTCATTTGTGCAAGAGCGGTGCTGTGGTATATCTCTCGTCAAAAATGCGAAAAGAGCACGGAACGCCAGGTTTCTATGAAGAATATCTGCCCAGCAGATTTAATGTTAAGCTTGTGCACCGTGacgacaaacaaaacaataatatcTACAGGGCAGCTCTAAGGAAAGACCAGTGA